In a single window of the Corvus hawaiiensis isolate bCorHaw1 chromosome 19, bCorHaw1.pri.cur, whole genome shotgun sequence genome:
- the C19H17orf75 gene encoding protein Njmu-R1 isoform X4, with amino-acid sequence MLPVLPDGDERELESSEEGGGTGEERRPERHGCTYHGLYGYRSIPEGKVGCYYCRFQQESLLEMATLESDINAPEYVVCFLGGSEKGLELFRLELDKYIQNLKINLDLEQKSLETCVSPYLRSWFEDAICPIQRVMQLFQDKLASLLHAALSYTPVEVKNADERTEKDISRFLAAASLQGLVQEGTMTSLCIAMTEEQHKSMVIDCSGPQPQLHNAGSNRFCEDWMQAFVNGAEGANPFLFRQILENFKLKAIQDINNLKRFIRQAEMNHYALFKCYLFLKNCGSGDILLKIVKVEHAEMPEARNVVTVLEEFMRETSVA; translated from the exons ATGCTGCCGGTGCTGCCGGACGGCGATGAAcgggagctggagagcagcgaGGAGGGCGGCGGCACGGGCGAGGAGCGGCGGCCGGAGCGGCACGGCTGCACCTACCACGGCCTATATGGTTACCGCAG CATACCAGAAGGTAAAGTTGGTTGTTACTACTGTCGTTTCCAACAAGAAAGTCTTCTGGAAATGGCAACATTGGAATCAGACATCAATGCTCCAGAATATGTGGTTTGTTTCTTAGGTGGCTCAGAGAAAGGTCTGGAACT TTTCAGACTTGAGTTGGACAAATACATTCAAAATTTGAAGATAAATCTTGATTTGGAG CAAAAAAGCTTGGAGACCTGTGTTAGCCCCTACCTGAGGAGCTGGTTTGAGGATGCCATCTGCCCTATTCAGAGGGTCATGCAGCTCTTCCAGGACAAACTCGCCTCTCTGCTACATGCT gCTCTGAGTTACACTCCTGTAGAAGTCAAAAATGCagatgaaagaacagaaaaggacATCAGcag GttcctggcagctgccagcctcCAAGGACTTGTCCAGGAAGGCACAATGACCTCTCTGTGTATTGCCATGACAGAGGAACAGCACAAATCCATGGTTATAGATTGTAGTGGacctcagccccagctgcatAATGCAG GAAGCAACAGATTCTGTGAGGATTGGATGCAGGCTTTTGTGAATGGTGCTGAAGGTGCAAATCCATTTCTCTTCCGGCAGATTTTGGAGAACTTTAAATTGAAG GCTATCCAGGACATTAACAACCTGAAGAGGTTTATCCGCCAGGCTGAAATGAACCACTACGCCTTGTTCAAGTGCTACCTGTTCCTGAAGAACTGTGGCAGTGGAGACATCCTGCTGAAGATTGTGAAAGTAGAACATGCAGAAATGCCAGAAGCCAGGAACGTAGTGACTGTCCTGGAGGAATTCATGAGGGAAACATCAGTAGCTTAA
- the C19H17orf75 gene encoding protein Njmu-R1 isoform X2 yields MLPVLPDGDERELESSEEGGGTGEERRPERHGCTYHGLYGYRSLSLLDTNLPAEAETELRNFIAKRLTKGALFEGMGNVASVGLSIPEGKVGCYYCRFQQESLLEMATLESDINAPEYVVCFLGGSEKGLELFRLELDKYIQNLKINLDLEQKSLETCVSPYLRSWFEDAICPIQRVMQLFQDKLASLLHAALSYTPVEVKNADERTEKDISRFLAAASLQGLVQEGTMTSLCIAMTEEQHKSMVIDCSGPQPQLHNAGSNRFCEDWMQAFVNGAEGANPFLFRQILENFKLKAIQDINNLKRFIRQAEMNHYALFKCYLFLKNCGSGDILLKIVKVEHAEMPEARNVVTVLEEFMRETSVA; encoded by the exons ATGCTGCCGGTGCTGCCGGACGGCGATGAAcgggagctggagagcagcgaGGAGGGCGGCGGCACGGGCGAGGAGCGGCGGCCGGAGCGGCACGGCTGCACCTACCACGGCCTATATGGTTACCGCAG CCTCTCCTTGCTGGACACCAACTTACCAGCTGAAGCAGAGACGGAGTTGCGCAATTTCATTGCTAAGCGTCTTACTAAAGGAGCCCTGTTTGAAGGAATGGGGAATGTAGCATCAGTGGGGCTGAG CATACCAGAAGGTAAAGTTGGTTGTTACTACTGTCGTTTCCAACAAGAAAGTCTTCTGGAAATGGCAACATTGGAATCAGACATCAATGCTCCAGAATATGTGGTTTGTTTCTTAGGTGGCTCAGAGAAAGGTCTGGAACT TTTCAGACTTGAGTTGGACAAATACATTCAAAATTTGAAGATAAATCTTGATTTGGAG CAAAAAAGCTTGGAGACCTGTGTTAGCCCCTACCTGAGGAGCTGGTTTGAGGATGCCATCTGCCCTATTCAGAGGGTCATGCAGCTCTTCCAGGACAAACTCGCCTCTCTGCTACATGCT gCTCTGAGTTACACTCCTGTAGAAGTCAAAAATGCagatgaaagaacagaaaaggacATCAGcag GttcctggcagctgccagcctcCAAGGACTTGTCCAGGAAGGCACAATGACCTCTCTGTGTATTGCCATGACAGAGGAACAGCACAAATCCATGGTTATAGATTGTAGTGGacctcagccccagctgcatAATGCAG GAAGCAACAGATTCTGTGAGGATTGGATGCAGGCTTTTGTGAATGGTGCTGAAGGTGCAAATCCATTTCTCTTCCGGCAGATTTTGGAGAACTTTAAATTGAAG GCTATCCAGGACATTAACAACCTGAAGAGGTTTATCCGCCAGGCTGAAATGAACCACTACGCCTTGTTCAAGTGCTACCTGTTCCTGAAGAACTGTGGCAGTGGAGACATCCTGCTGAAGATTGTGAAAGTAGAACATGCAGAAATGCCAGAAGCCAGGAACGTAGTGACTGTCCTGGAGGAATTCATGAGGGAAACATCAGTAGCTTAA
- the C19H17orf75 gene encoding protein Njmu-R1 isoform X3 has translation MLPVLPDGDERELESSEEGGGTGEERRPERHGCTYHGLYGYRRSAQQGAAGGDGSAGGAVAHTPSTEDFSIPEGKVGCYYCRFQQESLLEMATLESDINAPEYVVCFLGGSEKGLELFRLELDKYIQNLKINLDLEQKSLETCVSPYLRSWFEDAICPIQRVMQLFQDKLASLLHAALSYTPVEVKNADERTEKDISRFLAAASLQGLVQEGTMTSLCIAMTEEQHKSMVIDCSGPQPQLHNAGSNRFCEDWMQAFVNGAEGANPFLFRQILENFKLKAIQDINNLKRFIRQAEMNHYALFKCYLFLKNCGSGDILLKIVKVEHAEMPEARNVVTVLEEFMRETSVA, from the exons ATGCTGCCGGTGCTGCCGGACGGCGATGAAcgggagctggagagcagcgaGGAGGGCGGCGGCACGGGCGAGGAGCGGCGGCCGGAGCGGCACGGCTGCACCTACCACGGCCTATATGGTTACCGCAG GTCCGCGCAGCAGGGAGCCGCCGGCGGGGATGGCAGTGCCGGCGGCGCCGTGGCACACACGCCCTCCACTGAAGACTTCAG CATACCAGAAGGTAAAGTTGGTTGTTACTACTGTCGTTTCCAACAAGAAAGTCTTCTGGAAATGGCAACATTGGAATCAGACATCAATGCTCCAGAATATGTGGTTTGTTTCTTAGGTGGCTCAGAGAAAGGTCTGGAACT TTTCAGACTTGAGTTGGACAAATACATTCAAAATTTGAAGATAAATCTTGATTTGGAG CAAAAAAGCTTGGAGACCTGTGTTAGCCCCTACCTGAGGAGCTGGTTTGAGGATGCCATCTGCCCTATTCAGAGGGTCATGCAGCTCTTCCAGGACAAACTCGCCTCTCTGCTACATGCT gCTCTGAGTTACACTCCTGTAGAAGTCAAAAATGCagatgaaagaacagaaaaggacATCAGcag GttcctggcagctgccagcctcCAAGGACTTGTCCAGGAAGGCACAATGACCTCTCTGTGTATTGCCATGACAGAGGAACAGCACAAATCCATGGTTATAGATTGTAGTGGacctcagccccagctgcatAATGCAG GAAGCAACAGATTCTGTGAGGATTGGATGCAGGCTTTTGTGAATGGTGCTGAAGGTGCAAATCCATTTCTCTTCCGGCAGATTTTGGAGAACTTTAAATTGAAG GCTATCCAGGACATTAACAACCTGAAGAGGTTTATCCGCCAGGCTGAAATGAACCACTACGCCTTGTTCAAGTGCTACCTGTTCCTGAAGAACTGTGGCAGTGGAGACATCCTGCTGAAGATTGTGAAAGTAGAACATGCAGAAATGCCAGAAGCCAGGAACGTAGTGACTGTCCTGGAGGAATTCATGAGGGAAACATCAGTAGCTTAA
- the RHBDL3 gene encoding rhomboid-related protein 3 isoform X2 gives MSNKRSNSFRQAILQGNRRLCSKALLEETGLSLSQRLIRHVAYETLPREIDRKWYYDSYTCCPPPWFMITITIVEVAFFLYNGVVLDRFVLQVSHPLYLKNALLYHPQLRAQAWRYLTYIFMHAGIEHLGLNVVLQLLVGVPLEMVHGAARISFVYVAGVVAGSLAVSVADMRAPVVGSSGGVYALVSAHLANIVMNWSGMKCQFKLLRMAVALICMSFEFGRAVWLRFHPSAYPPCPHPSFMAHLGGVMVGITLGVIILRNYEQRLQDQTLWWIFLSIYIIFVLFAIFWNIFAYSLLDLKLPPPP, from the exons ATGAGCAACAAAAGGTCGAACAGTTTCCGCCAAGCCATCCTCCAGGGGAACAGGAGGCTGTGCAGCAAGGCCCTGCTGGAGGAGACAGGACTGAGCCTCTCACAGAGGCTGATCCGGCACGTGGCATATGAGACCCTGCCACGGGAGATTGACCGCAAGTGGTACTACGACAGCTACACCTGCTGCCCCCCGCCCTGGTTCATGATCACCATCACTATTGTAGAG gttgccttttttctttacaaTGGAGTGGTCTTAGACAGATTTGTGCTGCAAGTCAGCCACCCCTTGTACCTGAAGAATGCATTACTGTACCATCCCCAGCTTCGGGCCCAGGCTTGGAGGTACCTAACCTACATATTCATGCATGCAGG GATAGAACACCTTGGGCTCAATGTTGTCCTTCAGCTCTTGGTTGGGGTTCCTCTGGAAATGGTGCATGGAGCTGCGAGGATCAGTTTTGTGTATGTTGCAGGAGTTGTGGCAG GGTCCCTGGCAGTGTCAGTGGCTGACATGAGAGCACCTGTGGTGGGCTCCTCTGGAGGTGTGTATGCTCTTGTCTCTGCTCACCTGGCCAATATTGTGATG AACTGGTCAGGAATGAAGTGCCAATTCAAACTGCTGCGCATGGCTGTTGCCTTGATCTGTA TGAGCTTTGAATTTGGAAGAGCCGTGTGGCTGCGATTCCACCCCTCTGCTTACCCGCCATGCCCTCACCCCAGCTTCATGGCTCACCTGGGAGGGGTGATGGTTGGAATCACCCTTGGTGTCATCATCCTGAGGAACTATGAGCAGAGACTCCAAGATCAGACTTTATGGTGGATCTTCCTTTCtatttacataatttttgtcttgtttgcCATCTTCTGGAATATTTTTGCCTACAGTCTGTTGGATCTAAAGCTACCTCCCCCACCTTAA
- the C19H17orf75 gene encoding protein Njmu-R1 isoform X1, which translates to MLPVLPDGDERELESSEEGGGTGEERRPERHGCTYHGLYGYRRSAQQGAAGGDGSAGGAVAHTPSTEDFSLSLLDTNLPAEAETELRNFIAKRLTKGALFEGMGNVASVGLSIPEGKVGCYYCRFQQESLLEMATLESDINAPEYVVCFLGGSEKGLELFRLELDKYIQNLKINLDLEQKSLETCVSPYLRSWFEDAICPIQRVMQLFQDKLASLLHAALSYTPVEVKNADERTEKDISRFLAAASLQGLVQEGTMTSLCIAMTEEQHKSMVIDCSGPQPQLHNAGSNRFCEDWMQAFVNGAEGANPFLFRQILENFKLKAIQDINNLKRFIRQAEMNHYALFKCYLFLKNCGSGDILLKIVKVEHAEMPEARNVVTVLEEFMRETSVA; encoded by the exons ATGCTGCCGGTGCTGCCGGACGGCGATGAAcgggagctggagagcagcgaGGAGGGCGGCGGCACGGGCGAGGAGCGGCGGCCGGAGCGGCACGGCTGCACCTACCACGGCCTATATGGTTACCGCAG GTCCGCGCAGCAGGGAGCCGCCGGCGGGGATGGCAGTGCCGGCGGCGCCGTGGCACACACGCCCTCCACTGAAGACTTCAG CCTCTCCTTGCTGGACACCAACTTACCAGCTGAAGCAGAGACGGAGTTGCGCAATTTCATTGCTAAGCGTCTTACTAAAGGAGCCCTGTTTGAAGGAATGGGGAATGTAGCATCAGTGGGGCTGAG CATACCAGAAGGTAAAGTTGGTTGTTACTACTGTCGTTTCCAACAAGAAAGTCTTCTGGAAATGGCAACATTGGAATCAGACATCAATGCTCCAGAATATGTGGTTTGTTTCTTAGGTGGCTCAGAGAAAGGTCTGGAACT TTTCAGACTTGAGTTGGACAAATACATTCAAAATTTGAAGATAAATCTTGATTTGGAG CAAAAAAGCTTGGAGACCTGTGTTAGCCCCTACCTGAGGAGCTGGTTTGAGGATGCCATCTGCCCTATTCAGAGGGTCATGCAGCTCTTCCAGGACAAACTCGCCTCTCTGCTACATGCT gCTCTGAGTTACACTCCTGTAGAAGTCAAAAATGCagatgaaagaacagaaaaggacATCAGcag GttcctggcagctgccagcctcCAAGGACTTGTCCAGGAAGGCACAATGACCTCTCTGTGTATTGCCATGACAGAGGAACAGCACAAATCCATGGTTATAGATTGTAGTGGacctcagccccagctgcatAATGCAG GAAGCAACAGATTCTGTGAGGATTGGATGCAGGCTTTTGTGAATGGTGCTGAAGGTGCAAATCCATTTCTCTTCCGGCAGATTTTGGAGAACTTTAAATTGAAG GCTATCCAGGACATTAACAACCTGAAGAGGTTTATCCGCCAGGCTGAAATGAACCACTACGCCTTGTTCAAGTGCTACCTGTTCCTGAAGAACTGTGGCAGTGGAGACATCCTGCTGAAGATTGTGAAAGTAGAACATGCAGAAATGCCAGAAGCCAGGAACGTAGTGACTGTCCTGGAGGAATTCATGAGGGAAACATCAGTAGCTTAA